The window tagaaatccagtatcccaatgaaaactcattgagcagacagtgacctaaaaaaataaaacaaaataatggttagtcctcggggttttgcctgctacataagttctgttatacttacagacatgattcaaacagttttagaaacttcagagtgttttttatccatatccactaataatatgcatatcttatatcctggggatgagtagaaggaagttgaaattgggcacgctatttatccaaaagtgaaaatgctgccccctatcctagagaagttttaaaaCAAAGGACATGGTTTACTTTGAAAACAACATTTATATTATAATGTTATATTGTTAAAGGAATCAACTACCTATGATACATGTATACTAGTGTTCTATCCTTCCTCTGCTACAACAAGGAGAATTTCTAAAAGATCCCCCTACAAAATTTCTCAGGGAATATACTCAGCAATTCAGTGTTGGCCAAGTGACATCAGTGGCATATGCCTGAAGTCTTTGCTGTCAACTGAAGATAAAATAAATCTTAAAAAGGCATTTCAGTGAGTCCTTGAAACCCCAAACCAGTCAAACATAATGGCCTAATGTGTCCTTGGGGAGCAGGAGGTCACCTGTTCCTGGATGCATAAATAATTTCTAATAAATGGCTATTTTTCCTAATGCCAGTGTTTAGAGGTCACATTGTTTGCATGTTGTTTTTCTGCAGTCTCTCGTCTCCGAAGTCTCTCGTCTCCGTTTTCTTACTGCCACATGAGACGTGAGGAGTCTGGGATTTGCTCTGCTGAGCCTGAAAAAAACTGTTGAATAATACATTtgatcatttttatttttaatgactCATGATTTTCCTGAATTTCTCCAACGATTCATAAATACTGTCTATGACTGTCAAAGACTGAGGGACAGACTCAAAGTATCTCCGTAAAAATGAATTTTCAATTttcaaacaaggacatttttatgAAGGTATTGGAACAGCTGCTACCAATACTGTGTTGGCAATAACTTCATCGAATATTCCTTAATGTTGTCCTTTTTCTAAATGTTGGACCTTCAAAGCACTTGATCTATGCCACATTAACAACAGTGACTATCTTCAGAAAGTGATAGGGCTTCAACGTGACCTTGTGCCTAACCCTGTTACACATGTGCCTTGAGCATGTTCATTGCTCTGTGACATTTTGCTCCTTAAAAATAACACAGATGCTCTGACGTCCTCGGCAGGCCTGTCTGATTCCAGCCATTGGAATTGGACAGTGTCCGGCTATTTTCATTGCCTCTCTGTGAATCGCTCTTGTCTGAGTCACTCTATTAGTTTTGAAGCCTGACATGTTACCAGCTTCTTGATCTTGTCAGATGAAGCAGTCAAACCCTGTCTGCAAATGGTGGGTGTTAATCGTGGATTAACAACTCGGGTTTCACCTGTTGAGCATCCCATTttagatatatacagtaccagtcaaaagtttggaaacacctactcattcaagggtttttcttcattttactattttgtacattgtagaattatagtgaagacatcaaaacgattaaataaaacatatggaatcatgtagtaaccaaaaaagtgttaaacaaatcaaaatatattttagattttagatgtttcaaagtagccaccctttgccttgattcagCTTTGCacagcttggcattctctcaaccagcttcacctggaatgtttttccaacagtcttaatcacttgttggctgcttttccttcactctgtggtccaactcatctcaagccatctctattgggttgaggtcaggtgattgtggaggccagttcatctgatgcagcactccatcactctccttcttggtcaaatagcctttacacagcctggaggtgttttgggtcactgtcttgttaaaaaacaaatgatagtcccactaagcacaaaccagatgggatggtgtatcgctgcagaattctgtggtagccatgctggttaagtgtgccttgaattctaaataattcactgacagtgtcaccagaaaagcacctcctcctccatgcttcacggtgggaaccacacatgtggagatcatccgttcccctactctgcgtctcacaaagacacaacggttggaaccaaaaatgtcaaatttggactcatcagaccaaacgaCTTCCAccattctaatgtccattgctcgtgtttcttggcccaagcaagtttcttcttcttatttgtctcctttagtagtggtttctttgcagcaattcgaccatgaaggcctgattcacacgtctcctctgaacagttgatgtgtctgttacttgaactctgtgaagcatttatttgggttgcaatttctgaggctggtaactctaatgaacgtatcctctgcagcagaggtaactctgggtcttgctTTCCTGtcacggtcctcatgagagccagtttcatcttagcacttgatggtttttgcgactgcacttgaataaactttcaaagttcttgaaatgatccgcattgactgaccttcatgtcttaaagtaatgatggacttctcgtttctctttgcttatttgagctgttcttgccataatatggacttggtcttttaccaaatacggctatcttctgtataccacccctatcttgtcacaacacaactgattggctgaaacgcacTAGGAAGGAAATAaactccacaaattaacttttaacaaggcaaacctgttaatttaaatgcattccaggtgactacctcatgaagctggttgagagaatgccaagagtgtgtaaagctgtcatcaaggcaaagggttgctacttttaagaatcccaaatacaaaatatattttgatttgtttaacacttttttggttactacatgattccatatgttttatttcatactTCTGatatcttcacaattattctacaatgtagaaaataataaaaattaagaaaaacccttgaatgagtaggtgtgtccaaacttttgactggtactgtatatttttattATATGGTGTTTTGACTAGGCCTGTACTGTGTCTTCCAATACTAGAAAATGCACTTACTCTAATATAGCAGCATACATCATATTTTGATGTGCTGGCAATAACTGTGGACCCATTCAAAttctgtgtgcgcgtgtgtgcgtgtgtgtgcgcgtgtgtgtgtgcgaaggGTTGTAGGCCAAAGCTCATTACAGATAAAGGGGGTGGGGAAACTAGTTCAAATTTATTGCCTGTGTCAGCTGTGTCAAATTTGGCAAGCTCAAATGGTCAGCTTGCAAATGGTTGGGGTGTACGTAGGGGTCAGAGGCCTTTCTAATATCCACAAATCTGTACATTTTGAGCACACACTACatgtataaataaaaacataGGATTAATGGAATTAGATTAAAGTTAATTACGTTAGTAAAATGTTGATACATTTTGACAAATGTCTCATCATTTATCTCTCACGTCTGAGTATGACAGTTCTAGAAAAAGTCCTCTCTAACAGAACATTCTATAAGAGGCAAGTATGTATGTTCTGTCATACAGGCGTTGGACAACCAGAGCAATGGCGAGAGCCCTCCTATAAGTCTATGGAGTCCTCTTATCAGAGCACTGCGGAGTGACCTTATAGCAGGGGTTTGGGTGGCATGAGTGGAGGTGCTCGACTGCTGTGCAAGCATCCACAGTGGCAATCCACAGATATTCTCCAAGCTCATCTTCTGAAACAATCTAAGTTTTTATCATTCATAAAGAGGACCACCCACTTTCTAAACCTTTGCCTCTATTTTTGCAGGGTCAGAAAAGAGTGTCCAGTTGTTCTTTATGGTGGAGATCTTTACGATGTAGTTGGAGCTGTTGGGAGACCACCAATCGTCCTTTCACTTGTTACTGGAGGTACAGTAGCTCTGAACTATACTGGATCAAGATTGTCATGTGTTGACGAAGTTActcaaaataataaataattacaTGTAGTGATACTGTATAGTGAGTGTTTAAAGCTGTCCATAACTTTATGCAGGCAGCCTTTGATCAGCTGTTAGCTATACATGAATTGATTTGAGGTAGGTAAAAAACATGGTCATTGCATGACGAGGAATAACGTTTTCACATCTGATTTGTCCGATTTTGGGAGACCTTATCTGTGGATATGCTCTACGGTGGTCTCTGTTTAAAAATGGGTGTGTCTATACATTTACAATCACATATGATCAGTTTCACATTGAAGCATGACACTTGAGTCAGATCTATCTGCCCACCTGTCATGGGTTTCTGCCGTTCCACCCAAGTCTTTTTAAAAagtcacccccccctctctctctcctgaggtTCAAAGAATTCTGTACCTTTTCTGTGGGTGGCTGTAGGTGCCTGCTTTCAGTGAAAGTCTGGTTATTTCCATCACAGCTTTAGCGCCAGTAAAGCCAGTGGAGACATGAATAAATAAGATCAGGTTGCAAGGCCTCAGATCTCACCGTCACTTTGTAAACTGAAgtgggggtgtgtgttggggggggggggggggggggtagacgaGCGGCATTTCATGAAGCCACTTCTCTTTTTTTCATTATACATCCCACTCCCAAAAAATATTGCTGACAACAGAGTCAGACTGCTGGAGATGAATTCCACAGTGATGAGGCTAGCTACTGCAaaagctctctctcccttcagccACTCCCCAAATTTCTGCTAGTTAGCTCCTAAAATCGAGCTAAACATCCCACGCTGCCGTGTTTCTACGTATAGCAGTATGTAATAACCCTTTTGAACCACAGTCATATTCATCACCCACTATATTAGTATATAAATAGAAAATACTAGAGACATGAAACATTAAGGATGGCAATGTCTTCAAAACTACTTGTGATGAGCATCCGAAAATGTGCATTTTATGCGTGAAAAGTCAATGGGTGGGGTGgactagtggtggtgatggtgtgggttGGTGATGGGCTTTaattgtccccggcacaaggtgcacctgtgtaatgatcatactgtttaatcagcttcttgatatgccacacctgtcagattcTTTAAAAAGTGTATATTTGAATTTTACAAGAAGACTAAGCTAACCTAAACAGGATCAAATATCAACAGATGCCTGACAAACATTCTTTGAAGAAGCAAATAGATTTTCCAGGTGATGTGATGTCTATTACTGCTGCATAAGAAATGGtggtttatttttgtattgctgTATATGCATCTATATGTATACATACAAATGTGTTTGGAGAATGTTTCCTTACTCTCAAATCATGAATGTTACCTTGCTTGTCTGCAActtagtttttttgttttgttttttacacaAAAAAACGTTGTTTGTTGTTGGATTATGTCAGAGACTACAGCTTGGGCAACGCAACTTGATGGATGGACTGACTGACCACTTTTAAGAAGTGACATTAACAAGTGGAATCAACTGCTACGAAGTCTGTCAGTGGCTACCAATGCCTGTCACACATTCAGCAGAATGAGTTGTCAGAGATGCTTAACTGCTGTTGCTACAACTTGTCAGAGATGCTTAACTTCTGGCTGAACAGAGGGCCAGTGATGTGAGCGGTGGACGATGTAAACACTGGGACTTGCTAAATTCTTGCACAGAGCCCACATTACACAATGTTGTGTTTGAATGTACCCTTTAATGTAGAACATTTTATTTAAACTATAACAGTGCAAGGTTTTCCAATTGTGAAACTCGTCTCTGGCAATCTGTGCTGCTAGGTATAAGAATATTTGTAGTTAATGTGCTGTATTGGATATCAGTGTAACTAAAGAAATAAAGAAATTCTAATACAATTTTATATAACATTAATTACAACTCATGCATTGCACTGAAACAATAAATTGTGCAATTATCAAAGTCTCAGAGACATCACCATAACCTCGATGACGACTTTGACACTGGTGAAGGCCTAGACAAAAATAGACCTTAATTCAATGAATGCCAGTTTAACCAGCGAAAAATAAGAATCCTGTTAACATCTGTTAGTCATCAATTAGTGACGTTGATTAGGCTACTACACATAGGCTTATCTCACCAGACTACCGTTGCATCATGACGAAACAGCCTATTGTTAAAATGATTTGTTTTACACATTAGCTGAACGTGTGAGCAGTAAACTGCTCAACGAGAAAGAATGGAAAAGCGATGGAGTGTTTGGCACATCATTGCCACACCCCTTCAAGTGACATTAGGCTACTCACTTATGAATACCGTGATTAATTATGATCTCAATGCATTATAACATAGTTGATAAAACGCATTTTATATCCGTCACGAGAGATGAAAAACAAGATGTAGGGTTAAATTAAAACTTTTCTTGTAACCCAATCAGTCTTTTTATATCTTGTGTATTTTCATAAAATTAAACAAACATACGAAGTTCATGCTGATATGCATACTGAATGTTGGTCATTTGTCGTTAATTGCGTAGGCTAATAATATGCGTAATATTGTGCGTAAAACATACCCAAAGTACACCCATTACCATCTGCACCAGGGAACTACAAAACCTTTTGCCCCAATTTTTTCCACTTTACAGTCAACTGTGCCCTGCCCACCCACAATTCAAAACCTCCAACTCCCAACTCGTGGGAGGGACCTGCCTTTCAACATTTAACCACTGCCCAGCAAGAGGCCAAGACGCGCTGAGTAAGAGGGCTTTTTAAATGTGTAATTACTTGGGGCTATATCGTGGCTACATTGCGATACAGTACCTATGAGTGCCACTTTTCTTCCCTTGAAATAAACATCCAAATGGCAATAACTAATAGTTTTTCCTGTGGACTTTGGAAGTTTGACTCTAAAATGTATGATGGATCTCGGTGACTCTCTTGGTTGCAGACTTTTTGGATACTCTCAGGAAGACTTTCACACTTCAACACACATGCAGTAACTGGAGTATATGATTTTCCCCATATGCGTACCATGATGTGTTTCTCATATGAATTTATGAAGAAGGTGTTTCACATCTGAAAGTTGGTGTGTGAATGGAATAAAACTCACAAACTAACAAGAGACACGGAGTCAAGCGGATGCGAGGGAACTCTTGGATTATTTTTTATCCGTTGGGAATATTAGGCTACTTGCTCTCtgtgaaaaaaaaacatttgcgaTTGGATGAAAGAATGTATGGAATAAATCAGCGCTGTATTTACATGTAAGAAGACTACCGTTTGAAACATTCTTATCAAAACAGATTGCATTGTTGGTGataatgttttatttattgtGATTTTATTTTGCAGATCTTTTAATTTCTTCGTGTTGTGGTGCCATGCTCAGGTAAACCCTCTTCCATAGATCCTCACAGATTGCAGATTGATTTCTCGCAGATTGTATAGAcagtttggggcggcaggtagcctagtggttagaccattgggccaataaccgaaaggttgctagatcgaatccccgagctgtcaaggtaccagtctgtctttctgcccctgaacaaggcagttagcccactgttcctaggccgtcattgcaaataagaatttgttcttaacagacttgcctagttaaatagataAAAATATATAGGCatctcccactgggcacagacgtcagtagTTCAAAGTCTGGTTTTGATTAACATTTGGTTTAGGTGATgtgaaatcaaccaaaatatcACCATGTTACTTTTATTCAGTGAGGCTCTCCTCAGGCGGTGGTTGGTTTATTTTAGGAAAAAAAATAGAGGTTAGAAGAAAATTCTATATGTGATTTTATGTTTCCCTTTTGCAAAAAAAGGGGGAGAATCACCCGTCTCCTAATTTTAACCAGTATGTGATGGAGCAGGGCTCAATGACGGACCAGCTTAGCCGGCGACAGGTCAGGGTTTATCAACTATACAGCCGGACCAGCGGGAAGCACGTCCAGATACAGGGCAAGAGGGTCGCCGCTACTGCTGAGGACGGCAACAATTACGGTAAGTTCTTCCCATGACACAATGGTGGCTGCATTTGGGCAAAGTATCTGTTTTCAACCAGTTGGACCCATGCATACAAGTCTAAAGTCTTATTAATGGTTTTTAATGAGGACTGCATTTGTAATGAGGTGTCTGTCTATGAAGAGGTGTGCAGGGCTAGCCCAGGCTACTTGCCCACCTATTGCTGGCCCTCTGTGGGGCTGTATGTTCATTTAGCCTGCCTACTGTATCTAAACCCTTGTCTGGCGAATCAGGCCAAGTCTTTTGTCCTGGTCCAATACACATTCCAGTTGTTAACCCTAATTAACCAGGGGGTAAATCAATTGACCCATAGGACAACTGCAATTGGGATTTGTTGTATTCCACTTCCATTACTTTTGTCTTCAAACATGATTAATGATAACACTTAATTAATCAGCGCAATGGTTTGTTAATGTGTCTCAAACCTGAACACACATAATATCTCACATAGGCTGTTGTGATGGTCTCTCTCCAGTGAATGTCAGTTAATTTTAGGATCTCCTTTTGCATAATATTTTTTTTGTAGGCCAATAGATGGCAGACAGTTTATTTTTGGCTTTATACAGGTTTGTATTATTCCACTTGCATAAAAGATTTTGAATATGATATAGGGAGTGTCCAAAATACACTTGTTATGTAGTGAATTTACATAGGCCTAGTGGATTTATCACACCATTTTCATGTGGATATTTGTGTGGATGTTGTAGCACGTCTCTTTGTAGAGACTGACACCTTTGGCAGTCGGGTTCGGATCAAAGGTGCAGAGAGTGGACGCTACCTCTGTATGAACCGGAAGGGGAAACTGGTTGGAAAGGTATGATATCAAATCCACATCACTTTCAAAGTTGTAAGAATTCCAGCGTGCTTGTTTCCTAGTTGGTCATTAtgtataatgaacaaaaatataaacgcaacaggcaacaatttcaacaagtttactgacttacagttcatattaggaaatcagtcaattgaaataaactcATTAGGCTCAAATTTATGGATATCACaattgggcaggggtgcagccatggatgggtttgggagggcataggcccacccactggggagccaggcccagccaatcagaatgagtttttccccacaaaagggctttattatggacagaaatactcctcagtttcatcagctgtccgggtggctggtctcagacgatcccgcaggtgaataaAGCAGGATGTGGAggccctgggctggcgtggttacacgtggtttgcggttgtgaggccggttggacgtactgccaaattctctaaaacgatgttggaggcagcttatggtcaAGAAATTAAtctaaaattctctggcaacagctctggtagacattcctgcagtcagcatgccacactccctcaaaacttgagatatctgtggcaacatgtgtgacaaaactgcacattgtagagtggctttttattgtccccagcacaaggttcttgatatgccacacttgtcaggtggatggattatcttggcaaatgagaagtgctcactaacagggatgtaaacaaatgtgtgcacaaatttgagagaaataagctttttgtgcatgtggaacatttctgggatcttttatttcagctcatgaaacatgggaccaacactttacatgttgcgtttatattcacctgcaggatcgtctgagaccagtgtTCAGTATATTTGTTATTGTAAATAAACAAATAGAAAATAATTTAAAGAGTTTGGTTCGCTAAACAGAGAAACTGCAATAAAActgatgtacactaccattcaaaagtttggggtcacttagaaatgtccttgtttttgaaagaaaaacacatttttttgtccattaaaataacatcaaattgatcagaaatacagtgtagacattgttaatgttttaaatgactattgtagctggaaacggctgatttgtaatggaatatctacataggtgtacagaggccaattatcagtaaccatcactcctgtgtggTAACCATcactccaatggcacgttgtgttagctaatccaagtttataattttaaaaggctaattgatcattagaaaatccttttgcaattatgctagcacagctgaaaactgttgttctgattaaagaagcaataaaactgtccttcttttgactagttgagtatctggagcatcagcatttgtgggttcgattacaggctcaaaatgaccagaaacaaaaaactttcttctgaaactcattagtctattcttgttctgagaaattaaggctattccatgcgagaaattgccaagaaactgaagatctcgtacaacgctgtgtactactcccttcacagaacagcgcaaactggctctaaccagaatagaaagaggagtgggaggccctgatgcacaactgagcaagagaacaaatacattagtgtctagtttgagaaacagatgcttcacatgtcctcaactggtagcttcattaaatagtatccgcaaaacaccagtctcaacatcaacagtgaagaggcgactccgggatcctGGCCTTCTAGGccgagttgcaaagaaaaagccatatctcagactgaccaataaataacaaagattaagatgggcaaaagaacacagacactggacagaggaactctgcctagaaggccagcatcccggagtgtTCTGCCCcatctgttctgtgaagggagtagtacacagcgttgtacgagatcttccgattcttggcaatttctcgcatggaatagcattcatttctcagaacaagaatagactgacgagtttcagaagaaagttatttgtttctggccattttgagcctgtaatcgaacccacaaatgctgatgctccaactagtttaaagaaggccagtttaattgcttctgtaatcaggacaaccattttcagctgtgctaacataattgcaaaagggttttctcatGATCAAtaggccttttaaaatgataaacttggattagctaacacaacgtgccattggaacacaggagtgatggttgctgataatgtgcctctgtacgcctatgtagatattccataaagaatctgctgtttccagataca is drawn from Salvelinus fontinalis isolate EN_2023a chromosome 4, ASM2944872v1, whole genome shotgun sequence and contains these coding sequences:
- the fgf17 gene encoding fibroblast growth factor 17 translates to MYGINQRCIYISFNFFVLWCHAQGENHPSPNFNQYVMEQGSMTDQLSRRQVRVYQLYSRTSGKHVQIQGKRVAATAEDGNNYARLFVETDTFGSRVRIKGAESGRYLCMNRKGKLVGKPDGRSRDCIFTEIVLENNYTAFQNAKYEGWYVAFTRKGRPIKASKTRENQREVHFIKRLHKGPLPFPNMDRIKQFEFISFPPTRRAKRNRKSQTAA